A portion of the Carya illinoinensis cultivar Pawnee chromosome 11, C.illinoinensisPawnee_v1, whole genome shotgun sequence genome contains these proteins:
- the LOC122282685 gene encoding CBS domain-containing protein CBSX5-like — protein MAVSFLANVVSDLCLGKPALRSLPISATVADALAALKNTDDNFISVWDCVDHSAKVEFGHDNVGVGRECRCVGKVCMVDVICYLCRDENLLSPSAALKAPVSAILPKIPGLVRHLEPSSRLWEAIDLILQGAQNLVVPIQTKLSSYSRRKQLQKPSATGPTTIHNGREFCWLTQEDVIRFLLGSIGLFSPLPALSVDTLGIITTDILAIDYYSPASSAIGAISRSLSEQTSVAVVDGDGGLIGEISPFTLACCDETVAAAITTLSSGDLMAYIDCGGPPEDLVRAVKARLKEKNLEGMLEEFNILTASGASLLSSSSSSSSDEESLLSTSRSGRYSRSMSYSSRMVRRAEAIVCHPKSSLVAVMIQAIAHRVNYVWVVEDDCSLVGIVTFCNMLKIFREHLETMGWKG, from the exons ATGGCAGTGAGCTTTTTGGCGAACGTGGTATCAGACCTCTGTCTCGGCAAACCAGCCCTGAGGTCCTTGCCCATTTCTGCCACCGTCGCTGACGCTTTGGCGGCCTTGAAAAATACCGACGACAACTTCATCAGCGTATGGGACTGCGTCGATCACTCGGCCAAGGTTGAGTTTGGTCACGACAACGTCGGCGTTGGCCGTGAGTGCCGTTGCGTTGGCAAGGTGTGCATGGTGGATGTGATATGCTATCTTTGCAGGGATGAGAATCTGTTGTCTCCTTCTGCTGCTCTGAAGGCGCCTGTTTCTGCAATCTTGCCAAAGATTCCTGGACTCGTGAGGCATCTGGAGCCATCTTCGAG GTTGTGGGAAGCCATCGATCTGATTCTGCAAGGAGCCCAGAACCTTGTGGTACCCATACAAACCAAACTAAGCAGCTATTCAAGAAGAAAACAGCTCCAAAAACCCTCGGCCACCGGCCCTACTACCATCCACAACGGCCGCGAATTCTGCTGGTTGACTCAAGAGGACGTGATCCGGTTCCTTCTCGGCTCCATCGGGCTCTTCTCCCCGCTCCCGGCGCTCTCTGTTGACACTCTTGGCATCATCACCACCGACATCTTAGCCATTGACTATTACTCCCCTGCCTCTTCGGCAATTGGAGCTATATCCCGCTCTCTGTCTGAGCAAACTTCAGTGGCTGTAGTTGACGGTGACGGAGGTTTGATCGGAGAGATCTCACCCTTCACCCTCGCCTGCTGCGACGAAACGGTCGCAGCAGCCATCACCACTCTATCCTCCGGAGACCTCATGGCCTACATTGATTGTGGAGGACCCCCAGAGGATCTAGTCAGGGCGGTGAAGGCAAGGTTAAAGGAGAAGAACTTGGAAGGCATGTTGGAAGAATTCAACATTCTAACAGCTTCAGGAGCATCATTATTATCGTCGTCGTCATCATCTTCATCGGACGAGGAGTCATTGTTATCTACTTCAAGATCAGGAAGGTATAGCAGGTCTATGAGTTACTCGTCGCGGATGGTGAGGAGGGCGGAGGCAATAGTTTGTCACCCCAAGAGCTCTTTGGTGGCAGTGATGATCCAGGCAATTGCTCATCGTGTGAATTATGTCTGGGTTGTCGAGGATGATTGCAGCTTGGTTGGGATAGTGACATTCTGTAACATGTTAAAGATTTTCCGGGAACATTTGGAGACGATGGGATGGAAAGGTTAA
- the LOC122281816 gene encoding LOW QUALITY PROTEIN: ultraviolet-B receptor UVR8 (The sequence of the model RefSeq protein was modified relative to this genomic sequence to represent the inferred CDS: deleted 1 base in 1 codon; substituted 3 bases at 3 genomic stop codons): MGDRFRSASIKELPSHLILEILTSGRLSAVDLVSLELTSSIFGGNHGFYPQKFRSLVDFVAFQLCDSNTIYARMAGNAQRXLFDRCNGNWKRILRFLQSVEQSSAMVETSADXMQITTGRCHALLINNLTVYSCGTNLCGVLGQGPEATQCVAFTRIDFPSLAQVMHFSATQYHAAFVMQSGQVFTCGDNSSFCCEHSTACPIFRRRLVEALEGVPCMQVSTGDNITVFLTRQGQVYTCGANTHGQLGHGDTLDRPTPQIIEVLEGVGSVVYVAAGSSYVLAVTDNGAVYSFGSGSSFCLGHGEQRDELQPXEIQTFQRMSIHVLQVAASNEHAVALDSSGLAYTWGIGFWGALGHGDDVDKTTPKLVNSLKSQLAVQVCARRRETFVLADDGSVYGFGWMGLASLGFPDRGVSQRIMRPQILKCLRAHHVSQISTGFRHTVVVTNRGLHFGFGDNEIAQLGHDTSRVFLEPTEILIRETTDDKGDSDSSR; the protein is encoded by the exons ATGGGGGATCGGTTCAGGTCGGCTTCGATCAAGGAATTGCCATCGCATTTGATTTTGGAGATTTTGACCTCGGGCCGGCTCAGTGCGGTTGATCTTGTTAGTTTGGAGTTGACTTCAAGCATTTTTGGTGGGAATCATGGTTTTTACCCTC aaaagttccggTCATTGGTGGACTTTGTGGCATTTCAGCTGTGCGATTCCAATACTATATATGCTCGAATGGCTGGGAATGCTCAGAGATAGTTGTTTGATCGATGTAATGGGAACTGGAAGCGGATTTTGAGGTTCTTGCAATCGGTGGAGCAATCCTCTGCGATGGTGGAGACCTCAGCAGACTAG ATGCAGATTACCACAGGAAGATGTCACGCATTGCTGATCAACAATTTGACTGTGTACTCTTGCGGTACCAACTTGTGTGGTGTTCTTGGGCAAGGCCCTGAAGCGACACAATGTGTTGCATTTACCCGGATTGATTTCCCATCTTTGGCTCAAGTTATGCATTTTTCGGCCACTCAATATCATGCTGCTTTTGTCATGCAGTCTGGACAG GTTTTCACTTGTGGAGATAATTCATCATTTTGTTGTGAGCACAGTACTGCCTGCCCCATTTTTAGGCGTCGACTTGTTGAAGCATTGGAAGGAGTTCCTTGTATGCAG GTTAGCACAGGGGATAATATTACAGTGTTCCTCACTAGACAAGGCCAGGTTTATACATGTGGAGCCAACACACATGGTCAGCTTGGTCATGGTGACACCCTAGACAGGCCAACTCCCCAAATCATTGAAGTTCTTGAGGGAGTTGGTTCTGTTGTATACGTTGCTGCAGGTTCAAGTTATGTATTAGCTGTTACTGACAATGGGGCAGTGTACTCCTTCGGATCAGGTTCTAGTTTCTGTCTTGGCCATGGAGAGCAGCGTGATGAGCTTCAGCCATGAGAAATCCAGACATTTCAGAGAATGAGTATTCATGTGCTTCAGGTTGCTGCTAGTAATGAGCATGCCGTGGCACTTGACTCCAGTGGACTT GCATATACTTGGGGCATAGGCTTCTGGGGAGCATTAGGGCATGGAGATGATGTTGATAAGACTACTCCAAAACTTGTGAACAGCCTCAAGAGCCAACTTGCTGTGCAG GTCTGTGCAAGAAGAAGGGAAACCTTTGTTCTGGCTGATGATGGTTCAGTTTATGGCTTTGGGTGGATGGGGCTCGCTAGCCTTGGGTTCCCAGACAGGGGAGTATCTCAAAGGATCATGAGGCCTCAAATCCTTAAG TGCTTAAGAGCTCACCACGTTTCTCAAATTAGCACAGGGTTCCGTCATACAGTTGTTGTCACTAACCGTGGATTACACTTTGGGTTTGGAGACAATGAAATAGCACAACTTGGTCATGACACATCGAGAGTGTTCCTTGAACCCACCGAAATTCTTATCCGAGAAACGACAGATGACAAAGGTGATTCTGATAGCAGCAGATGA